The genomic segment TGGTAAAGAAATGGCGTTAACCAGCGGTCTGGCACAAAAGAATGATGTTATCGTGATGGTATCTGGTGCACTGGTTGCCAGCGGCACTACAAATACTGCTTCCGTACATATTCTTTAACAACTCTTGTAACATTAAAACGCCATCTGATTCAGGTGGCGTTTTTTTTCGTCTGTTTTAAGGATAAATCTGCTGTCAGAATTATTGACTAATTGTGCTATATTTTTTATCTCAAAATAGATAATGGTGTATAAAAACACAGGCTTATTTCACCCACTTATCTTTAGATAAATTTTTTATCACCACACGTTCACTTTTTTTAGTAGCGTAAAATCCTTTTTTTCGCAAATAAAAATTTGTTTTGACTATTCTTTAACCAAACAAGCAAAATAGTTTGCGAGAAGTTAAAAAATTATTCTCATTCCGAAAAAGTTTGTGTAATACTTATCGGGCTACATGCAAAAAGTTAACTCAAATTGAGGGTGTAAATATGAACCGTACTAAAGTGGTACTGGGTGCTGTAATTTTAGGTGCTACTCTGTTAGCTGGTTGTGCGAAAAGCACTGACACTTCAACTAACAGCAAGCTGACTCAACTGATCAGCGATGTTGCTGCTTTACGTTCTGATGTACAAGTTGCTAAAGATGAAGCAGCTCGTGCTAACCAACGTTTAGACAACATGACTCGTTCTTACAAGAAATAATATTTCTCGTAAGGGAAAATGGCGCACTTAGGTGCGCCATTTTTTTATCGGTATTAGCAAGTTACTACTTTTACGCTTTCTCGTTTCACCACCAGTTCAATCTTACCCTTCTATTTTGGGTTAATTGCTCCTCAATGGCAATAATAGCGCCTCTCCTCCACGTTAAGCTTATTAAAAGAAATTTAAGCCATAGTTACGCAGTAATAGAAAAAACGCCTCAAATTAACGCTCAGGCGATTATTCGTTGGAATAGAATATCAATGATAAAAAGATTTAACGACAGAGGATAATAATTAAGTTACGTCAGGAAAATATATCTGAGAGAAAATACGATGGCGGGGAATTTTATTAAAGCAGCGGGAAAGCTTTCCCACTGCTTTATTTGTTGCTATCGCGAACGATATTAACGGTTCACCAGCAACGGTAATCCGGAACGACGCTCAATTTCAGCATTCACTCGGGAAGAGTCTGTTGACGGGTTATTAATAAATGTCGCAATGCTTGGGTGAATCTCAATTGGTTTAGTCTGTGGGTCATCGTTTTCAGACTTAGACAATGGCTGATGAATTTCAACATAGCGAGAACCATCAGGCTCTACCGTTGCTTTAATCGGTTCATTAACCACTTGAACTCGGGTTCCTACAGGAACGGTATTGAACAGTTCTTCAATATCGTTAGGGCGTAAACGGATACAGCCAGAGCTTACACGCATACCGATACCAAAATCAGCATTAGTACCATGAATCAGGTAAGTACCACCTGCAGCTGCCAGACGTAACGCAAATAAACCCATTGGGTTTTCCGGGCCTGCCGGAATAACTGCCGGTAAAATGATACCTTCAGCCGCATAATTCTTACGAATATTTGCGGTTGGCGTCCAGGTTGGGTTGGCCTTTCTTTCGATAATGGTTGTTGTCATTACCGGCGTATCGCGACCTAACTGACCAATACCAATTGGATAAACGATAACGGTGTTTTTTCCTTTCGGATAGTAGTAAAGGCGAAGTTCTGACAGGTTAATAACAATGCCATCGCGCGGAGTATCCGGCAGGATCATTTGCAGCGGAAGAATTAATTCTGAACCCGCTTTTGGCAATAGTGGATCAACGTCCGGATTTGCTTCCAACATAGCAATCAGGCCGATTTGATAATCTGAGGCGATTCGTTCCAGTGAGCGTCCGTCATTCGGAACAATCAATACCCTATTCTCACCAATTAAACGGCTATTTGACGGTGGTAGCGGATATTCCATAGCCTGAGCGACAGAAAAATGACCAACGAACAACATAGCCAGCACAGCCTTACAAACTGCAAAAACACGGTTCATTCTTAATTCCTAAACTTCAGCTTTATATCAGTTAAA from the Limnobaculum zhutongyuii genome contains:
- a CDS encoding LPP leucine zipper domain-containing protein yields the protein MNRTKVVLGAVILGATLLAGCAKSTDTSTNSKLTQLISDVAALRSDVQVAKDEAARANQRLDNMTRSYKK